The genomic window ACGCGCGGATGGGACTCGAGGGCGTCGAGGTACTGGGAAAAGCTCTCCCAGTTCCAGTCCAGCCCCTCGTGCAGCGCCGTCCCCGGGATGTCCTCGACCCCCTCCATCAGCTCGATGAGGAAGTCCTCGGCGCCGGGGCGCACGGGGGCGAAGCCGACTCCGCAGTTGCCCATCACCAGCGTCGTGACCCCGTGCCAGCTCGACGGCGTGACCTCGGGGTCCCACGTCACCTGACCGTCGTAGTGGGTGTGCACGTCGACCCACCCCGGCGCCAGCAGGCGGCCGCCGGCGTCGACCTCGACCCGGCCCGACCCCTCCACCGGGCCCACGGCGGTGATGACCCCGTCGTCGACGGCCACGTCCCCGGAGAAGCGGGTGCGGCCGGTGCCGTCGGCAATGTCGGCGTCACGGATCACCAGGTCATGCACGCGAGGTCCTCGCCTTCTTGTCGGGGGCGCCGGTGCCGGCGCCGGCAGTCTTGCCGTTGGCGGACGTAGCCGCCCTCGTCCGGGTCGTGGTCGTGCTGGCCCGCCGGCGGCCCCCACCGGGACCGGAGCGGTTGATGGCCGCCTGGTCGGTGCCGAGGTAGCTGGCCACCACCCGGGGGTCGCGGCGCACCCGGTCGGGTGGGCCCTCGGCGATGACCCGGCCCGACTCCATGGCGTACACCCTGTCCGACACGCCCATGATCAGGGGCATGTCGTGCTCGATGATCAGCACGGCGCAGCCCAGCTCCTCCTGCACCCGGCGGAGGAGGGGGGCGAACGCCTCCGCCTCCCGCTGGGCTATGCCGGCGGTCGGCTCGTCGAGCAGGAGCAGGGCGGGGCGCTGGGCCAGGATCGAGGCGATGTCGACCACCCGCCTGGTCCCGGTCGACAGCTCGCTGGCCCGCTTGTCGCGGTGGGGGCCGAGGCCGAGGGTCGTGGCCAGCCGGTCGACGGCCTCGAGCTTGGCCGCCTCCCGGCGCCGGGACCCGATGCCGAGGAGGGCGGCCATCACCCGGGCCGGATGGTGGCGCTCGACCGCGACCAGCAGGCACTCGTCGACGGTGAGCCCCGGGTACAGGCGGGCGTCCTGGAAGCTGCGCCCCACACCCACGTAGGGGCGCAGCTCGGGAGCCAGGCCGGTCAGCTCCACCCCCTCGACGGTGATCGAGCCCGCCCACGGCTCGACGAAGCCGGAGATGCAGTCCATCAACGTCGTCTTGCCCGCCCCGTTGGAGCCGATCAGGCCGACGATCTCCCCCGCCGCCACCCGCAGGCTGGCCTGGTCGACGGCCACCAGCCCGCCGAAGCCCACGGTCAGATCGCTGACCGCGAGGGCGGCCGTGTCGACAACGGCGGTCTCGGCGACAGTGGTCCCGACGACGGCGTTCCCGGCCCCGGCGCTACCGGCGCCGGAGGGGGCGGCGCTCACGCCTGCACCCGGCCGGCCACCTCACCCGGAGCGGGGCGGTCGAGAGCCACCCGCACCAGGTCGCGCACCGGTGGCAGGACCCGGGGCGGCGGGGGCAGGCCGTCGGCCCGGCGCACCATCCGGGACACGATGGCGTCGCGCCCCGAGTACACCATGCCCGCCACGCCGCGCGGCACGAACATCAGGAACAACAGACCGCCGACGCCGCCGAACAGGAACGAGAACAGCTGGCTCACCTCGCTGCCCTTGGCCAGCACCGGGATGCCGAACACGAACACCGCCCCGAGGATGGCGCCGGGCAGCGACCCCAGCCCGCCGATCACGACCATCGTCAGCATGTTGAAGCTGTCGTCCGGTGAGAAGTCGGTGGCCACGTAGCGCTGGTGGGCGTAGGCGAACACCACGCCGGCGACGGCGGCCATGAACCCGGCGAGGGCGAAGCCGACCAGGCGCGCCCCGGTCGCCGATATGCCCGCCGCCCGGGCCGAGCGGTCGTTGTCCCGCACGGCGATGAGCAGCCGGCCCGGACCGGAGCGCCGGAAGTTCCGCGCCGCCAGGGTGCAGACGGCCAGGACCACCAGGCCGAAGTAGTAGACGCCCTTCTCGCCCTGCAGCCCGCTCGGGCGGGCGATGAACACCCCGGCCGGGTTGCCGACGATGCCGGGCTGCTCGAACAGGTAGCCCTGGGCCAGCACGGCGAAGGCCATGGTGGCCACCGCGAGGAACAACCCCTGGATCCGCACCGCCGGCAGCCCCACCAGCACCGACACGCCGGCGCCGACGGCGCCCACCACGATCGTGAGCAGCCAGAACGGCAGGTGGGCGTCCCCGGCCAGACGCGAGGCGGCGAACGCCCCCGCCCCCACCAGGGCGAACTGCCCCAGCGACACCTGGCCCCCCCACCCGGTCAGGACGCAGAGCGACACCCCGACGATGGCGTAGGTGATCACCACGGTCATGAGGAACGACTTGGCCGAGGTGTCGAGGCCGAAGAACGGCAGCCACGGCAGCACCACGCCGACGGCGGCGCAGACCAGCACCGACCCGGTGCGCAGGCGGCGGACGGATGCGAGGGCGGCCACCCGCCGGGGCAGGGCGGGGGCCTCGGCGCCGAAATTGATGCTTCGCCCCGGGTCGCGGGCAGCGCGGGAGAGCTCGCCCGCCCGCCACAGCAGCGCCGCCATGACGACCAGGAACACGACCAGCTCGACGGCTCCGCCCGACGGGTAGTTGGCGAAGGTGACGGCCTCGAGCACGCCGATCCCGATGCCGGCGGCAAACGAGGTCGTGAGGTTCGTCATGCGCCCGATCAGGGCGGCGCCGAGGGCGCGCACCAGGATGCTGGCACCCGAGCCGCCGACGACGAAGACCGACTGCTTGGGGGCGTCGAGGATGGCGGCGACGGCCGAGATGATCCCGGCGATCAGCCAGACGAGCGTGGACATGCGCCGCACCGAGATGCCGGCCAG from Acidimicrobiales bacterium includes these protein-coding regions:
- a CDS encoding ABC transporter ATP-binding protein → MSAAPSGAGSAGAGNAVVGTTVAETAVVDTAALAVSDLTVGFGGLVAVDQASLRVAAGEIVGLIGSNGAGKTTLMDCISGFVEPWAGSITVEGVELTGLAPELRPYVGVGRSFQDARLYPGLTVDECLLVAVERHHPARVMAALLGIGSRRREAAKLEAVDRLATTLGLGPHRDKRASELSTGTRRVVDIASILAQRPALLLLDEPTAGIAQREAEAFAPLLRRVQEELGCAVLIIEHDMPLIMGVSDRVYAMESGRVIAEGPPDRVRRDPRVVASYLGTDQAAINRSGPGGGRRRASTTTTRTRAATSANGKTAGAGTGAPDKKARTSRA
- a CDS encoding ABC transporter permease; translated protein: MKLSLDVVVLGVIQGLLYGLLAVGLVLVYRAQRFVNFCQANMGLISSVLLGKLVLDAGFPYLVALPVALAAGAALAMLAELTVVRRLFSSPRLVLMVASIFLAQLMLVPRLIKPLNPVQSKVVLHGYPVPFHIQLHVGHLIIDAADVLILIVVPVVTVALSLFLRLTAYGQAIRASAENPDAARLAGISVRRMSTLVWLIAGIISAVAAILDAPKQSVFVVGGSGASILVRALGAALIGRMTNLTTSFAAGIGIGVLEAVTFANYPSGGAVELVVFLVVMAALLWRAGELSRAARDPGRSINFGAEAPALPRRVAALASVRRLRTGSVLVCAAVGVVLPWLPFFGLDTSAKSFLMTVVITYAIVGVSLCVLTGWGGQVSLGQFALVGAGAFAASRLAGDAHLPFWLLTIVVGAVGAGVSVLVGLPAVRIQGLFLAVATMAFAVLAQGYLFEQPGIVGNPAGVFIARPSGLQGEKGVYYFGLVVLAVCTLAARNFRRSGPGRLLIAVRDNDRSARAAGISATGARLVGFALAGFMAAVAGVVFAYAHQRYVATDFSPDDSFNMLTMVVIGGLGSLPGAILGAVFVFGIPVLAKGSEVSQLFSFLFGGVGGLLFLMFVPRGVAGMVYSGRDAIVSRMVRRADGLPPPPRVLPPVRDLVRVALDRPAPGEVAGRVQA